The window TATATATTCACCTGCCTAATTGGTTTTAATAAATTATAGCCATTCAAATGGCTTAGAAGAAGTGCCAATTTATAATAAATCGATTGGACCAATGATGTTGTCAGCTGCATTTTATAAGAAAAGGTCACAAGGAGGAGGCGATCTCGTGTCGAATATGTATGATAAAATCTTGTATCACTGTGACCTGTTGGGAGGTCTGGAAGAAAGATGGATAAGGTGCGATGGGGCATTATTGGTTGTGGGGATGTGACTGAGGTCAAGAGCGGTCCTGCTTTACAAAAGGCGGAGGGCTCGGAGCTTGTCGCTGTAATGCGAAGAGATGGAGCGCTAGCTGAGGATTACGCCAAAAGGCACGGAGTTGCTGCTTGGTACGATGATGCGGAAGCGCTGGTCAACGATCCGGATGTCAATGCGATCTATGTGGCGACACCACCAGGTTTTCATCGAGAATATGCGCTGCTGGCAGCACGGGCGGGGAAGCCTGTTTATGTAGAAAAGCCGATGGCAAGGAATCATGCGGAATGTTTGGAAATGATAGCTGCTTGCGAAGAAGCAAAGGTACCTTTATTCGTGGCCTATTATCGCAGAGGCTTGCCGAAATTTGTTGAGATCAAGAGATTGATTGACAGCGGTATCCTTGGTGAGGTTCGATTTGTGCAGACGACTTTTCTCCAAACCATGAGGGAAGATGATGGACAGGAGCAGCCGTGGCGGATACGGCCGGAGCTTTCCGGAGGCGGTTTATTCGTTGATTTGGCGAGTCATACGCTGGATGTTCTTGATTATTTACTTGGCCCAATCGGCGAAGTGAAAGGTTTTGCCAGAAATCAGTCGGGGCAGTATCAAGTTGAAGATATCGTGACAACGACCTATGCATTTGAGTCTGGTGTTATGGGTACTGGGATTTGGAGTTTCAATGCTTTCAAGCGCAGCGACGTAACTGAAATTACTGGGAATCTTGGTAAAATTGCATTTTCGACGTTTAGCGATGATATTCGCTTGGTGATGGCAGATGGTCAGATCGAGGAGTATGCTATTCCGTATCCGGATCATGTTCAACAGCCTCTTATTCAATCGGTGGTTGACGAGCTGCGTGGTATTGGTACAAGTCCTAGTACCGGTCGGACTGCAGCGCGAACGAATCGGGTGATGGATGAATTGCTTCGTGATTTTTATGTTCATCAGCAGTCCTGAGCAATCTTCTCCAGATCTTTACAGAAAACATATAAATACGGATAAAACAATTGACGGAAACCCAAGAGCCCTTTAAACTATGGTTAATTAATATGGAGCCTTGGGTATTTCATATCCTCAAACTTTGTCCCGCAAAAGCGTTAAAGTGGTGAGTGAGCAATGAGTCCAAGCGATAAATGGGAACTTAGAGAGGGGTAATTATGTTGAAGAAGAAAGCACTCGTATCATTCGTTTTATCAGCAGCTCTTATGGTCGTAGCAGGTTGTGGGCAGAAGGCAGCTCCGGCTCCGGCAGCAAGTGCTGCGGCTACAGCAACTCCGGCAGCTACGGCAGCCGCGCAAAAGTCTTATAAAGTAGCAATTTCCCAAATTGTGGAACATCCATCTCTGGATGCAACACGTCAAGGTTTCCTAGCAGCACTTAAAGAGGGCGGTATCGTAGAAGGTACCAACTTGAAAGTCGATTTCAACAATGCGCAAGGCGATCAACCGAATAACTTATCCATTGCTCAAAAAATTGCTTCCGCTGACTACGATTTGGTGCTTGGTATCGCAACACCATCCGCACAAGCTCTTGTACAGCAAGTGAAGAAATCTCCAATTCTTTTCGCAGCTGTTACTGACCCGCTTGCAGCCAAAATTGTTAACAATGTGGACAAGCCGGGCGGTAATGTTTCCGGAGCTTCGGACACGAACCCAATGGCTGTTGCGCAATTGATGGATTTCGTTGCTGCGAACATGCCTAAAGTGAAAACAGTTGGTCTTGTTATTAACGAAGGGGAGCCTAACGCTGTTATCATGGCCAAAAATGCAGAGCAAACCTTAACGAAACATGGTATTAAGCTCATTAAAGCGCCGGTTACTAATACATCTGAAGTAAAACAAGCTGCACAATCCCTCGTTGGCCGCGCAGATGCTTTCTTGATTACCCTTGATAACACGGTCGTTAGCGGTGTGGATGGTATCATTCAAATTGCAAACGAAAAACACATTCCGTTCTTCTCCAGTGACCGTGATACGGTGGAAAAAGGTGCTTTTGCAACAGTTGGCTTCAAATACTATGATCATGGCTACCAAGTTGGCCAAATGGCTGTCGACATTCTCAAGAATGGCAAAAAACCAGCAGATATGAAAGTAACTGTTCCTGAAAAAATGGATCTGATCTTAAACCTGAAGGCAGCAAAAGCTCAAGGCATTGATGTAACAGACGCTATGAAAAATGCAGTAAAAGATAAAGAGAAAAACATCATTCAGTAAGGATTAAGACACAAAAGGGGTGAACGTCGCTTTCGTTCACCCCTTTTTTTCAAAGTAGGAGGTTATTCACATGATGGATTCAATGAATGGTGCCGTCGAGCTAGGTCTTCTCTATGCCCTGATGGCGCTTGGTGTTTATATCACGTTTCGCATTCTCGATTTCCCTGATCTTACGGTGGACGGGAGTTTTACAACAGGCGGCGCTATTGCAGCTATCATGATTGCTCATGGCTATTCGCCGCTGCTAGCTTGTTTGGCTGCTTTTGCAGGCGGGCTTGTGGCTGGAGCTTGTACAGGACTGCTCCATACGAAGGGTAAAATTAATGGGCTTTTATCAGGCATTCTCATGATGATTGCCTTGTATTCTATCAATATGCGCATTATGGGCAAACCTAACATCTCGCTTCTTGGGGTGGATACGTTGTTCACCTCGATGTCGCCGATTGCCGTTGTGCTCATTATTGTCATCGTATTCAAATTGCTGCTGGATGCGTTCCTGCATACGGATCTGGGACTTGCTCTGCGAGCAACGGGCGACAATGCGCGAATGATCCGCAGCTTCGGCGCAAATACGGACAATACCACGATTCTAGGCCTTAGCTTATCGAACGGATTAGTGGCGTTATCTGGAGCTCTCATCGCGCAGCAGTCGGGCTTTGCCGACATCTCGATGGGGATCGGGATGATCGTCATTGGACTGGCTTCCGTTATTATTGGGGAAGCGATTTTTGGCGCTCGTACGGTTTTTCAAGCGACACTGGCTGCTGTACTAGGTTCCATCGTGTACCGTATCGTTGTCGCATTGGCACTGCGAGTCGAATGGCTAAAAGCATCAGACTTGAAGTTAATCACCGCTATTATCGTTATTATCGCGCTCGTTCTACCTTCCGTGCAACGAGCCATTAAGCAAAAAGCAACAGCTAAACGGCGCTCAGCTGAACTTATCGCCCTTGCTGTGAAAATGAACAAGGGAGGCGATCGTTAATGCTTCAGCTCTCGAACGTTTCTAAGTTATTTAACCCCGGTTCAGCGGATGAGAAAATCGCGCTAATCGGTATTAACCTGACCCTCAAGCCCGGTGACTTCGTCACGGTCATTGGCAGTAACGGCGCCGGTAAATCGACGCTGATGAACATCATCTCTGGCGTCATGACGCCGGATGCCGGCGAAGTGCGCATTGACGGCGAGGTGATCCACCACCTGCCGGAATACGAACGCAGCCGCTGGATCGGCCGCGTCTTTCAAGACCCCATGGCGGGGACCGCTCCTCGAATGACCATCGAGGAGAATCTCGCCATGGCGTATGCCCGCGGCAAGAAGCGCGGGCTAAGCTTCGGCGTCACCACGCGCAAGCGCGCGCTGTTCCTGGAACAGCTGCAGCGCCTCGGCATCGGCCTGGAGGGCCGTCTGCGCGCGAAGGTGGGCCTGCTCTCCGGCGGAGAGCGCCAAGCCCTCAGCTTGCTGATGGCGACGTTCACCAAGCCGCAGATTCTGCTGCTTGATGAGCACACCGCCGCGCTGGATCCTTCGCGCGCGGAGCTCATCACACGATTGACCGAGGACATCGTGCGCGAAATGAAGCTGACCACCTTGATGGTCACGCACAACATGGAGCAGGCGATTCGTCTCGGCAACCGCCTGATCATGATGGATAAAGGCCGCATCATCCTTGATGTGAGCGAGGAACGGAAGAAGGTCCTCACCGTGGAGCAGCTGCTCGGTGAGTTCGAGCACATCAGCGGTAACAAGTTGTCGGATGACCGCGTGGTGCTGGGTTAAAGAAAGAAAAGCCTTCGGCAAAAGGGATGGATTCCCTGAGCCGAAGGCTTTTTTTTATGAAAATCGAATCATACTGGTGGAAGGAACTTGCAGCACAGCAAATTTCTTTAACGTCATTTTTTTGCGAGACTTACGCAAAATTCACTATTTTTCGACATTTCTATAGGTTATACTAGTTCTAAAGGACTACGTTCGGGTTGACTGTGAACGAGTAGTAGCGTCGGAGAAATTTACCGCTTTCCAAATTTAATTTAAAGGCATAAATTTATCGTACAGTACTTCGTATTTAGGAGAAAATTATGAGCCAGTCAAGGAGTCAATGAAACATGAATGATGTCAACCTAAATTATGAAGCAAAAGACCGTAGTCATTCAACATTTGAAAACCAGCCTCTTTTACTAGTTCTTAATGATGACCCAGAATTTCTTTCCTTTTACAAAGAACATCTGGAGAAAGAAAACGGGATGGTTATTTTCGAATCGGATAACCAGCCGAAAGCCGCGGAACTCTTCTATCAGTTATACCCTGATTATGTCATTATTAACGCAAGCCTAATAGCAGATGATGGCGTTCATGTATTAAATGGATTCGTTCAACTGTGTCAAGATAACCATGTTCCGATCCTGATATCTTTGGATAAGGAAGATTTGAAGCTACGTTACGCATGTATGGCCTTGGCAGATGATGTTATAGGTTCCTGCGTTGATCCCGTTGAATTAGTCACAAGGGTGATCAGAAACTTGAGGAAACGAAACCGAATCTTAGATCAGATTCTTATTGATCCGATGACCGGAATAAAAAATTACAATAATCTTCAACAAGAAGTCGAGCATCAACTTAATGATTTGAAACGCTCCCATGAGCCGTTCGCAATGGTCTATGTACAGGTGGATGATCTCCCTATCGTTCAGGAAACATATGGCTATGCTATAGGACATCAGTTGGTGAAGGAACTAGGGAAATTTATCCAAAAAAGCATCCGACCTGCGGATTCCTTATATCGATTTCATAGAGAAGGATTTGTTCTCGTTCTTCCGAAAACCGTCAAAGAAGACGCTATGAAATTAATGCACCGGTTGATCGAAAGATTTGCTCAGCTCCGTTTCCAGACAACAGCAGGAGAGATCAGCGGTACCTTCTCGGCTAGGGTGTTGGACTTTATGGATCCCTTACAGACCATTGAACAATGTTTAACACTTATGACTTTTCCGAAGGATCAGGCTGTTGCCGACAGGAAAGCGTGGGTTATGGACGGAACGGCGACTTTCACCTCCATCACATTGAGGAAGCTGAAAGTCGGAATTATTGATGACGACAGGTTAATTCGTGAAATGTTGAAGCATCAATTAGAGGATATCGCGGATCAAGATTTTGAGGTAGAGATTAGAGCGTATCCGGACGGAGAGGAATTTTTCAACGACCCTTGGCATCGCCAGAATGAACGATTTCTTCTCATTATTGACAGAATCATGCCTAAGATGGATGGTTTGGAGGTTCTGCAGAAGATCCGGACGCAATACGACCGACGCAGGTATTTGTGCATGATGTTAACCAGCAGGGATTCCGAAGAGGAAATCTCAATGGCGATTCAAAGAGGCGCCAATGATTATATGGTCAAGCCATTCAGCATTAAAGAGCTGCGCGCCCGAATAAGACGATTAATCCGGGGGACGCGATGATTAATCTCTTCACTGTCATAGCACTCACGGTCGTTTTCTTTCTGCTGCTATGCTTTGTTTATATATATTTGGTTTTGAGAAAAATAAGGACCAACCTGTTTCAGAAACGGAAAAAGGCATGGCTGGAACAGATCATGAACGAGCTTCAAGGATACTTTGTCGCTGGGAAGAGGAATTATTCCTTAATAAGCCGTCGGTGTCGCCCAATTGAACTTTATCAGTTTGAAGCCCTTGAAGACTTTTTCGGCGATTTTCTGAGTAATTTCAAAATCGAGCCTAGTTTTAATCCGGTAAAACCGTTTGTCGAGGAATATTTTGTTCCGTGGTACAGAAAAAGGCTTTTTCATTCCAAATGGAGTACCCGAATGAATACGCTGTATTTTATCGATCTTTTAAAGATTGATAGGATGCAGGACGATTTATTGAAGCTGTTAGAGAGCAAGAAGTGTTCATCGGAAGAGAGATATCAGATTTATCTCCTTTTGGCCGATTTCGGATACATCCATCTTCAGGACCTGTTTAAGGAATCGAAGGGGCTTCCTCCTTTTCTGTTAAACGAGATGATTAGCCTGGTTATTACTACAGATAATTTTGAGAGCTATGTAGATATTTTCTATGATCTCCCTTATGAATGGCAGTTAAGTATGTTAGACGTATTTAGAGATAAAAATTTCCGCTCGTTGAAACTTCAAGAATTGCTGGAAAGCTTGTTAAATGCAACCGATCAGGAGAAGAGGGTGCGGGCAACCAAAACAATTGCGAGCCTTGGTTATATTAGCTCTCCTGACGTAATTACGCAGATTATTGATGAGCAGTCCCAAATGGAAGAATGGCAGAGCCCGCAGTACACGGGGGAAAAACTGATGTATGTCAGGCTCATGGGAAATATAAAAACAGAACGTTTTTTGCAGTACCTAGAGCTGTTCATCAGCGATAGAAGTTATGTCATAAGATCAGAGGCTGCCAAATCCATTCGAAAATACAAGAATGGAAGGGATATCCTTCACTCTATTAACACGAGACACCCTGACAGTTATGCCAGAAACATTGCTAAGGAATGGTTAGAGAGGAGCATGGATTATGAATAATTATTGGGATCTTGCTGTTTTTCTCTTCCGGATCGTGAATCAAGTAATCTTTTTTTATCTTGTATTCGTTTGTTTTTTTTATTTTATCCTTTTCTTTCTAGCTTTCAATCGGTTAAAGCGAGAACGTGGCCTTCATAATGTAGAGCCTTATAAGAAAGTCAAAAAATCTGCGTTCACTCCTCCCTTATCAGTTCTGGTTTCGGCTTACAATGAAGAGATTGGAATTATCGGTACTGTACTATCACTAGTCACAGGAAGCGGACGATTGGACTATCCCGAATATGAGGTCATCGTGGTCAATGATGGATCTAAGGACCAAACTATGCAAAAAATGATTGAACGGTTTAAAATGGTACCCTTGAAAGATAAAGTATTTCAAAAACGCAACGGAATCGAAACCAAACCGATCAAAGCGGTCTATAAGTCGGAAATTTATCCTCAATTATTGCTTGTTGACAAAGCAAATGGTGGAAAATCGGATGCATTGAACGCGGGCATTAATCTTTCTAAATATCCGTATTTTGCTTCTATTGACGGAGATACCATATTGGAACCGGATTCTTTCCTCAAGATTATGAAGCCGATCATAGAAAATACCGAACAGGAAATTCTCGCTGCGGGAGGCAATGTGCTGATTGCGAACGGAAGCACGATCGTTCATGGGCAGATGAAGGAAATGAGGCTTTCCAGGAATCCTTGGGTCATTATGCAAACAATCGAATATATGCGCGCTTTCCTTATGGGGAGAATCGGATTGAGCAAAAATAATCTTCTTCTCATCATTTCCGGCGCATTCGGGGTATTCAAAACAGCAAGAGTCATTCAAGCGGGTGGCTATAAGCTGGGAACAATTGGCGAGGATATGGAGCTTGTTATTCGTCTTCACAGAATGAACATCGAGAATAAATGGGGAGCCAAAATTGAATACGTCGCGGATCCAGTGTGTTATACCGAAGTGCCTGAGGAAATAAAAATATTGAGGAACCAGCGGGTAAGGTGGCACCGGGGGTTATTCGAAAGCTTGTGGGCTCATCGAAAAATGGCTCTGAATCCAAAGTATGGGAGGATCGGATTAATTGCTATTCCGTATTTCCTTTTCGTGGAATTATTTGGTCCTCTCATTGAAATGATAGGTTATCTTGTCGTATTTATCGGTTGGATCTTGGGGGAAGTCAATATTCAATATTCGTTGGCTTTACTTCTGTTCATGGTTATGTACGGGTCTTTCCTGTCCATGGGCTCCGTGCTTCTTGAGGAATGGAGGCTAGGAAAACATAAGCGGGTATCCGAACTCAATTGCTTATTTTTCTTTGCTTTGTCGGAGGCGTTTTGGTATCGGCCGATTATGACATATTGGCGGGTAAAAGCACTCATGTCAGCGATAATGGGAAAAAAACAGGGTTGGGGCGAAATGAAGCGAAAGGGCGTTTCATCATAGGTATCTGGACTTGTTGAACGATCGAAAGAGAAAAGAAAGTAGGGGAAAGTTTAGGTATGGGGTTGTTTAAAGGAAAAAATGCACTGGTAGTCATTATGTTGGTTCTTGTTCTGGGGGTTCTTGCTTATATTGTGCTGCGAGGAGATAAATATGCAGGACCAATAGCACCTGAAACATCAGTTCAGCCAGTATCGACGATAACACCAGTAACCATAGATGGAGTTAAAGTTCCCGCTAAAGTCGGGGGTTCCTACATACAGATTAACCATAATGGCGAGTGGCAGGATATGATGATTAAAGGTGTGAATTTAGGGGCTACCAAACCGGGATTATTCCCTGGGGAAATGGGGATTGCCAAGGCTGATTACTTGCGATGGTTCAAACAAATGGGGGATATGAATGTAAATTCCATAAGGATTTACACCTTGCATCCACCAGCATTTTACGAGGCTTTGCTAGAGTACAATTCGAAAGCGAACCAGCCCATTTATTTGTTTCATGGCATATGGGTCGATGAAGAGGATATGGTTGCGTCGAAGGATGTATTTATCGGAAATACAGCGGATGACTTTAAGAAAGACATGCAGAATATAGTGGATGTCATTCATGGACAAATCAATCTGCCTGAACGGGCGGGGCATGCCGCCGGTGCATACAAAGCCGATGTCTCCCCTTATGTCGTAGGCTGGATCTTGGGTGTTGAGTGGGACCCGACAGTAGTGGACTCTACCAACAACAAGCATAAGGGAATGGAGAATTATAACGGACGATTTTTTCGGACAGAAAACGCACAACCTTTTGAGATCTGGCTCGCGGATAAAATGGAATCAATCGCCGTGTATGAATCGGATCGTTATCAGTGGCAAAGACCAATCAGCTTCACCAATTGGGTAACAACCGATCTGATGCAACACCCCACGGAACCTAGTGAAACGGAAGATATGGCTGTCATAAACCCGAATCTCATTAAAGAAAATCCAAGCTATAAAGGGGGATATTTCGCTTCCTATCACGTTTATCCTTATTATCCTGATTTTCTCAATTATGAGCCTAAATATACCAATTACATCGATTTTCGCGGTGAGAAGAATAATTATTCCGGTTATTTAAACGATCTGAAACAAAATCACCAAATACCTGTTTTAATCGCAGAATTTGGAGTACCCTCTTCCCGGGGGATGGCCCACCGAAATGTAGCCGGTTGGAATCAGGGGAATCTTGATGAAACGGAACAAGGAAATATCGATGCGAGACTTTTTGAGGATATAAATCACGAAGGTTTGGCCGGTGGATTGCTCTTCAGTTGGCAGAATGAATGGTTTAAGCGAACATGGAATACGCAAGAACTGGATAATAGCGACCGTCGTCCATTCTGGTCTAATATGCAAACCGGAGAGCAGCATTTTGGACTGCTAAGTTTTGAACCGGGTCCAGTTGATAAGTCGATTTATGTGGATGGTGAGACTAGCGACTGGGACTCCAAGAAAATAAATCCGATCCAATTAAATGGCTCTTCCGCTAGTTCAACTAATAATCAAGTCGATGGGCAAGCGTCCCTAAAGAAATTTTATGTCACAAGCGACGAAGGATATGTTTATTTCCGTTTGGATTTCAATAGAACTGAACAGCCGTTAGATTGGTCACAAATAAATACGATGCTGCTGCTCAGTACAATTCCAAACCAAGGGCAGCACCGTGTTCCGGGAGATTCAGATCTCACGATGGAAGAGGGTATAGATTTCGTGATTGATCTGAAGGGGGATAAAACTTCAAGAATTTGGGTAGACAGCTACTATGATACGAATTATTTTACCTATGGGCATACGCTAGGTATGATGCCTAAGCTGGACTATCCCAAGAATAAGGGTAATGGCATTTTCCATACCATGCAGCTGGTCTTAAACAAACCGCTGACGATCCCCAATGTAAACGGGAAGTCCATTGTATTGCCGTTGGAAAGCTATGAAACTGGGTTATTACGTTCAGGGGATGGAAATCCGAATCATCCGAACTTTAATTCGTTAACGGATGTGTCTCT is drawn from Paenibacillus sp. V4I7 and contains these coding sequences:
- a CDS encoding Gfo/Idh/MocA family protein, giving the protein MDKVRWGIIGCGDVTEVKSGPALQKAEGSELVAVMRRDGALAEDYAKRHGVAAWYDDAEALVNDPDVNAIYVATPPGFHREYALLAARAGKPVYVEKPMARNHAECLEMIAACEEAKVPLFVAYYRRGLPKFVEIKRLIDSGILGEVRFVQTTFLQTMREDDGQEQPWRIRPELSGGGLFVDLASHTLDVLDYLLGPIGEVKGFARNQSGQYQVEDIVTTTYAFESGVMGTGIWSFNAFKRSDVTEITGNLGKIAFSTFSDDIRLVMADGQIEEYAIPYPDHVQQPLIQSVVDELRGIGTSPSTGRTAARTNRVMDELLRDFYVHQQS
- a CDS encoding ABC transporter substrate-binding protein — its product is MLKKKALVSFVLSAALMVVAGCGQKAAPAPAASAAATATPAATAAAQKSYKVAISQIVEHPSLDATRQGFLAALKEGGIVEGTNLKVDFNNAQGDQPNNLSIAQKIASADYDLVLGIATPSAQALVQQVKKSPILFAAVTDPLAAKIVNNVDKPGGNVSGASDTNPMAVAQLMDFVAANMPKVKTVGLVINEGEPNAVIMAKNAEQTLTKHGIKLIKAPVTNTSEVKQAAQSLVGRADAFLITLDNTVVSGVDGIIQIANEKHIPFFSSDRDTVEKGAFATVGFKYYDHGYQVGQMAVDILKNGKKPADMKVTVPEKMDLILNLKAAKAQGIDVTDAMKNAVKDKEKNIIQ
- a CDS encoding ABC transporter permease, encoding MMDSMNGAVELGLLYALMALGVYITFRILDFPDLTVDGSFTTGGAIAAIMIAHGYSPLLACLAAFAGGLVAGACTGLLHTKGKINGLLSGILMMIALYSINMRIMGKPNISLLGVDTLFTSMSPIAVVLIIVIVFKLLLDAFLHTDLGLALRATGDNARMIRSFGANTDNTTILGLSLSNGLVALSGALIAQQSGFADISMGIGMIVIGLASVIIGEAIFGARTVFQATLAAVLGSIVYRIVVALALRVEWLKASDLKLITAIIVIIALVLPSVQRAIKQKATAKRRSAELIALAVKMNKGGDR
- a CDS encoding ABC transporter ATP-binding protein: MLQLSNVSKLFNPGSADEKIALIGINLTLKPGDFVTVIGSNGAGKSTLMNIISGVMTPDAGEVRIDGEVIHHLPEYERSRWIGRVFQDPMAGTAPRMTIEENLAMAYARGKKRGLSFGVTTRKRALFLEQLQRLGIGLEGRLRAKVGLLSGGERQALSLLMATFTKPQILLLDEHTAALDPSRAELITRLTEDIVREMKLTTLMVTHNMEQAIRLGNRLIMMDKGRIILDVSEERKKVLTVEQLLGEFEHISGNKLSDDRVVLG
- a CDS encoding response regulator; the encoded protein is MNDVNLNYEAKDRSHSTFENQPLLLVLNDDPEFLSFYKEHLEKENGMVIFESDNQPKAAELFYQLYPDYVIINASLIADDGVHVLNGFVQLCQDNHVPILISLDKEDLKLRYACMALADDVIGSCVDPVELVTRVIRNLRKRNRILDQILIDPMTGIKNYNNLQQEVEHQLNDLKRSHEPFAMVYVQVDDLPIVQETYGYAIGHQLVKELGKFIQKSIRPADSLYRFHREGFVLVLPKTVKEDAMKLMHRLIERFAQLRFQTTAGEISGTFSARVLDFMDPLQTIEQCLTLMTFPKDQAVADRKAWVMDGTATFTSITLRKLKVGIIDDDRLIREMLKHQLEDIADQDFEVEIRAYPDGEEFFNDPWHRQNERFLLIIDRIMPKMDGLEVLQKIRTQYDRRRYLCMMLTSRDSEEEISMAIQRGANDYMVKPFSIKELRARIRRLIRGTR
- a CDS encoding glycosyltransferase family 2 protein translates to MNNYWDLAVFLFRIVNQVIFFYLVFVCFFYFILFFLAFNRLKRERGLHNVEPYKKVKKSAFTPPLSVLVSAYNEEIGIIGTVLSLVTGSGRLDYPEYEVIVVNDGSKDQTMQKMIERFKMVPLKDKVFQKRNGIETKPIKAVYKSEIYPQLLLVDKANGGKSDALNAGINLSKYPYFASIDGDTILEPDSFLKIMKPIIENTEQEILAAGGNVLIANGSTIVHGQMKEMRLSRNPWVIMQTIEYMRAFLMGRIGLSKNNLLLIISGAFGVFKTARVIQAGGYKLGTIGEDMELVIRLHRMNIENKWGAKIEYVADPVCYTEVPEEIKILRNQRVRWHRGLFESLWAHRKMALNPKYGRIGLIAIPYFLFVELFGPLIEMIGYLVVFIGWILGEVNIQYSLALLLFMVMYGSFLSMGSVLLEEWRLGKHKRVSELNCLFFFALSEAFWYRPIMTYWRVKALMSAIMGKKQGWGEMKRKGVSS